One Stigmatella aurantiaca genomic region harbors:
- the pdeM gene encoding ligase-associated DNA damage response endonuclease PdeM, which produces MATRRCQVRVSGTPVELLPERGLYWPEGGVLAVADLHWGKPESFQQFGIPLPLGVLEDDLARLSQALRTTGARRLLLVGDLIHSKGGVTPAVVERIAQWRALHDVEMVLIRGNHDRHLAALPASWRLEVREEHLDEGPFRFAHHPEPVAGRYLWAGHLHPVVRLSSGADRLRLPCFHVGPSLGILPAFSAFTGGLNVSRRAGERIFAIAEETVVEV; this is translated from the coding sequence ATGGCAACGCGACGATGCCAGGTCCGCGTGAGCGGCACCCCGGTGGAGCTGCTCCCCGAGCGGGGCCTGTACTGGCCCGAGGGGGGGGTGCTCGCCGTGGCGGACCTGCACTGGGGCAAGCCGGAGAGCTTCCAGCAGTTCGGAATTCCTCTGCCCCTCGGGGTACTGGAGGATGACCTGGCGCGCCTGTCCCAGGCCCTGCGGACCACGGGGGCGCGCCGGCTGCTGCTCGTGGGAGACCTCATCCACTCCAAGGGAGGGGTGACGCCGGCCGTGGTGGAGCGCATCGCCCAGTGGCGCGCCCTCCACGACGTGGAGATGGTGCTCATCCGGGGCAACCACGACCGGCACCTCGCCGCGCTCCCGGCCTCCTGGCGCCTGGAGGTCCGCGAGGAGCACCTGGACGAGGGCCCCTTCCGCTTCGCCCACCACCCGGAGCCCGTCGCCGGGCGCTACCTCTGGGCGGGGCACCTCCACCCGGTGGTCCGGCTGTCGTCCGGAGCGGACCGGCTGCGCCTGCCGTGCTTCCACGTGGGCCCCTCCCTGGGCATACTTCCTGCTTTCAGCGCCTTCACCGGCGGGCTGAACGTGTCCCGCCGGGCCGGTGAGCGCATCTTCGCCATCGCAGAAGAAACGGTGGTGGAGGTTTGA
- a CDS encoding cytochrome c3 family protein, producing the protein MSGPLFPRWTNTVSRLSVAGLFAVPALSIGGLLAYARSPHVTNQNQPIEQPIEFDHRHHAGDEQIDCRYCHWTVESAPSAGIPSTTVCMSCHAQIWNKSPYLTEVRKAYFADQPIPWVRVHNLPDFVYFNHAIHVNKGVGCATCHGRVDQMAAIHQASTLTMAWCLDCHRDPKPHLRPAEYITSMTWTPPADPKEAAALGETLAKEYEVHSRTSCSTCHR; encoded by the coding sequence ATGAGCGGCCCTCTTTTCCCTCGCTGGACGAACACGGTGTCGCGGCTGTCCGTCGCGGGCCTGTTCGCAGTCCCCGCCCTCTCCATCGGCGGACTCTTGGCCTACGCGCGCTCCCCGCACGTCACCAACCAGAATCAGCCCATCGAACAGCCGATCGAGTTCGACCACCGCCACCACGCGGGTGACGAGCAGATCGACTGCCGGTACTGCCACTGGACGGTGGAGAGCGCCCCGTCGGCGGGCATCCCGTCCACCACCGTGTGCATGTCCTGCCACGCGCAGATCTGGAACAAGAGCCCGTACCTCACCGAGGTGCGCAAGGCCTACTTCGCCGACCAGCCCATCCCCTGGGTGCGCGTGCACAACCTGCCGGACTTCGTCTACTTCAACCACGCCATCCACGTGAACAAGGGCGTGGGCTGCGCCACGTGCCACGGCCGCGTGGACCAGATGGCCGCCATCCACCAGGCCTCCACCCTCACCATGGCCTGGTGTCTGGACTGTCACCGGGACCCGAAGCCGCACCTGCGGCCGGCCGAGTACATCACCAGCATGACCTGGACCCCGCCCGCGGACCCGAAAGAGGCTGCCGCCCTCGGTGAGACGCTGGCCAAGGAATACGAAGTTCACTCGCGGACGAGCTGCTCCACATGCCACCGATGA
- a CDS encoding ATP-dependent DNA ligase: MRRLADLYEALDATTSTNAKVEAMVGYFREAPPQDAAWGLYFLTGRRLKRLLTSKLLAQWTQELTGTPDWLFDEVYASVGDLAEVIALLLDQYERPPAPEEMPLSWWLEERLLPLKELEVPEQREQVLSWWHTLPRRELFLLNKLLTGELRVGVSDTLVVRAVAQVAGLPPATVSHRLMGTWSPTRTFFEQLLSPDVSDGDVSRPYPFYLASPLEQPVEALGEPADWLIEWKWDGIRGQLIRRHGQVYLWSRGEELITERFPEITEAAAALPDGVVLDGEVLAYEDGKPLPFSRLQRRIGRQKLTAKVLAEAPAAFIAYDLLEEGGEDLRGKPLRERRARLVALLKDKPGFTVSPAVSPESWEALAELRHESRERNVEGFMLKRMESTYQHGRKRGDWWKWKIDPFTVDAVLLYAHPGHGRRASLYTDYTFAVWNGEDLLPVAKAYSGLSDQEISKLDRWIRAHTKEKFGPVRSVAPEQVFELHFEGIAASPRHKSGVALRFPRIARWRLDKKPQDADSLDRLKDLLHAQH, from the coding sequence GTGCGACGGCTCGCGGACCTGTACGAGGCGCTGGACGCCACCACCTCCACCAACGCCAAGGTGGAGGCCATGGTGGGCTACTTCCGGGAGGCACCGCCCCAGGATGCGGCCTGGGGGCTGTACTTCCTCACGGGCCGGCGCCTGAAGCGGCTGCTGACCTCCAAGCTCCTGGCCCAGTGGACGCAGGAGCTGACGGGCACGCCCGACTGGCTCTTCGACGAGGTGTACGCCTCCGTGGGCGACCTGGCGGAGGTCATCGCGCTGCTGCTCGACCAGTACGAGCGCCCCCCCGCCCCCGAGGAGATGCCCCTGTCGTGGTGGCTGGAGGAGCGGCTCCTGCCCTTGAAGGAGCTGGAGGTCCCCGAGCAGCGCGAGCAGGTGCTCTCCTGGTGGCACACGCTGCCCAGACGGGAGCTGTTCCTGCTCAACAAGCTGCTCACGGGCGAGCTGCGGGTGGGCGTGTCGGACACGCTGGTGGTGCGCGCCGTGGCCCAGGTGGCGGGGCTGCCCCCGGCCACCGTGTCGCACCGGCTGATGGGCACGTGGTCCCCCACGCGCACCTTCTTCGAGCAACTCCTCTCGCCCGATGTCTCGGACGGCGATGTCTCCCGCCCGTATCCTTTCTATCTCGCCTCCCCGCTGGAGCAGCCCGTGGAGGCACTGGGAGAGCCCGCGGACTGGCTCATCGAGTGGAAGTGGGATGGCATCCGCGGCCAGCTCATCCGGCGCCACGGGCAGGTGTACCTGTGGAGCCGGGGCGAGGAGCTCATCACCGAGCGCTTTCCGGAAATCACCGAGGCCGCGGCGGCCCTGCCGGACGGGGTGGTGCTGGACGGAGAGGTGCTGGCCTACGAGGACGGCAAGCCCCTGCCCTTCAGCCGGCTCCAGCGGCGCATCGGCCGGCAGAAGCTGACCGCCAAGGTGCTGGCCGAGGCCCCCGCGGCCTTCATCGCCTATGACTTGCTGGAGGAGGGAGGCGAGGATCTGCGCGGCAAGCCCCTGCGGGAGCGCCGCGCGCGGCTGGTGGCCCTCTTGAAGGACAAGCCGGGCTTCACCGTGTCGCCCGCGGTGTCGCCGGAATCCTGGGAGGCCCTGGCGGAGCTGCGGCACGAGTCCCGCGAGCGCAACGTCGAGGGCTTCATGCTCAAGCGCATGGAGTCCACCTACCAGCACGGGCGCAAGCGCGGGGACTGGTGGAAGTGGAAGATCGATCCGTTCACCGTGGACGCGGTGCTCCTGTACGCGCACCCGGGGCACGGCCGGCGGGCCTCGCTCTACACGGACTACACCTTCGCGGTGTGGAACGGCGAGGACCTGCTGCCGGTGGCCAAGGCGTACTCGGGGCTCTCGGACCAGGAGATCTCCAAGCTGGACCGGTGGATCCGCGCCCACACCAAGGAGAAGTTCGGCCCGGTGCGCTCCGTGGCGCCCGAGCAGGTGTTCGAGCTGCACTTCGAGGGCATCGCCGCCTCGCCCCGGCACAAGTCGGGCGTGGCCCTGCGCTTCCCGCGCATTGCCCGCTGGCGCCTGGACAAGAAGCCCCAGGACGCGGACTCCCTGGACCGCCTCAAGGACCTGCTGCATGCCCAGCACTAA
- the trpA gene encoding tryptophan synthase subunit alpha: MSGEIAAAFAKAKARGEGALVAYAMAGDPDLARSVDVFAAMVEGGADILEIGVAFSDPIADGPVIQAASERALKAGASLKRVLDEVVPEVRKRCPETPLVVMTYINVVMAMGQEKYAKLAREKGISGTILPDLPPEESVGIRAAFDAAGMDLIPLCAPTTPPARAEAIAKDARGFVYCVSVAGVTGMRAELPADLSSRLELVKRASPVPITAGFGISTAEQARAIGAHADGVVVGSALVRAAHADGPSAARQLCAEIKRGLKR; the protein is encoded by the coding sequence ATGAGTGGAGAGATCGCGGCGGCCTTCGCGAAGGCGAAGGCTCGGGGCGAAGGCGCGCTGGTGGCGTACGCCATGGCGGGAGATCCGGACCTGGCCCGCTCGGTGGATGTCTTCGCGGCGATGGTGGAAGGCGGCGCGGACATCCTGGAGATCGGCGTGGCGTTCAGTGACCCGATCGCGGACGGGCCCGTCATCCAGGCGGCCTCGGAGCGGGCGCTGAAGGCGGGAGCCTCACTCAAGCGCGTGCTGGACGAGGTGGTGCCCGAGGTGCGCAAGCGCTGCCCCGAGACGCCGCTCGTGGTGATGACGTACATCAACGTGGTGATGGCGATGGGCCAGGAGAAGTACGCGAAGCTGGCCCGGGAGAAGGGCATCTCCGGAACCATCCTCCCGGACCTGCCGCCGGAGGAGAGCGTGGGGATCCGCGCGGCCTTCGATGCGGCCGGCATGGACCTCATCCCCCTGTGCGCGCCCACCACGCCCCCGGCACGCGCCGAGGCGATTGCAAAGGACGCCCGTGGCTTCGTCTACTGCGTGTCCGTGGCGGGCGTGACGGGCATGCGCGCCGAGCTGCCCGCGGACCTCTCCTCGCGGCTCGAGCTGGTGAAGCGAGCCTCGCCGGTACCCATCACGGCCGGGTTCGGCATCTCCACCGCGGAGCAGGCGCGCGCGATTGGCGCGCATGCGGATGGCGTGGTGGTGGGCAGTGCTCTCGTGCGTGCGGCGCACGCGGACGGTCCGTCCGCGGCGCGTCAGCTCTGCGCGGAGATCAAGCGCGGCCTGAAGCGGTAA
- a CDS encoding ligase-associated DNA damage response DEXH box helicase, with translation MPAGAWTRSPRTRTPWTASRTCCMPSTKRRSVRAPPPKPLPEKAGPPLDQLRAWFQERGWTPYPFQEQAWAAYARGESGLIHVPTGAGKTYAAYIGPLADVAERGQKGLQILYVTPLRAVSRDVELALRAPLMALGADIDVESRTGDTSSSVRQRQRQRLPEVLITTPESLSVLLSNERAAELFSSLRAVIADEWHELLSSKRGTQMELALARLRRFAPGVRTWALSATLANLEQAARAVVGTQTVPTLLSADLERPIEVSTLLPDQVDGFPWAGHLGFSMLEKVAAWLDPARSTLLFTNTRSQAERWFEGLRFARPEFEPVLALHHGSIDREERERVEGGLKDGSVRLVVCTSSLDLGVDFGPVERVVQVGSPKGIARSLQRAGRSGHRPGETCRLLFVPTHALELVEMAAARQALEQGEVEARVPLSKPLDVLAQHLVTCALGGGFTREAMRAEVREATSYAHLTDEEFEWTLALVREGGPTLKAYPEFRRVVEHEGRFVVADARIARLHRLNIGTIASDATVQLSYWSGGRLGSVEESYISRLRPGDVFLFAGKRLEFSRFKDMTAYVKPAKAKATQTPRWGGSRLPLSGSLAAAVRRTLNAARYGDVTAEELAAAWPVLEAQARLSRIPGEGTCLAETCQTRDGHHLFLYPFEGRLVHEGLAALLALRFTRMRKATFSLSVNDYGIEFLTPEDFPFEEALRPALFTRERLVEDILESVNLSELARRQFRDVARVAGLVLPGLPGARKSTRQVQASASLLYDVFAKYDPDNLLLVQARREVLEQQFEQNRLTATLERLERSTLEFVPVRRPTPLGFPLVVERISASLSSESLLERVTRLKERWQRDDARSA, from the coding sequence TTGCCCGCTGGCGCCTGGACAAGAAGCCCCAGGACGCGGACTCCCTGGACCGCCTCAAGGACCTGCTGCATGCCCAGCACTAAGCGGCGAAGTGTCCGGGCCCCGCCACCCAAACCCCTGCCGGAAAAGGCAGGGCCCCCGCTCGACCAGCTCCGTGCCTGGTTCCAGGAGCGCGGGTGGACCCCTTACCCCTTCCAGGAGCAGGCCTGGGCGGCCTACGCCCGGGGCGAGAGCGGCCTCATCCACGTCCCCACGGGCGCGGGGAAGACCTACGCCGCCTATATCGGGCCCCTGGCCGACGTGGCGGAGCGGGGCCAGAAGGGGCTCCAGATTCTCTATGTCACCCCGCTGCGGGCCGTGTCCCGGGACGTGGAGCTGGCGCTGCGGGCGCCGCTGATGGCGCTCGGCGCGGACATCGACGTGGAGAGCCGCACGGGGGACACCTCCTCCTCGGTGCGCCAGCGCCAGCGCCAGCGGCTGCCCGAGGTGCTCATCACCACGCCGGAGTCCCTCTCCGTGCTCCTGTCCAACGAGCGCGCCGCGGAGCTGTTCTCCTCCCTGCGCGCCGTCATCGCCGACGAGTGGCACGAGCTGCTGAGTAGCAAGCGCGGCACGCAGATGGAGCTGGCCCTGGCGCGCCTGCGCCGCTTCGCCCCGGGCGTGCGCACCTGGGCGCTCTCCGCCACGCTCGCCAACCTGGAGCAGGCCGCCCGCGCCGTGGTGGGCACGCAGACGGTGCCCACCTTATTGAGCGCCGACCTGGAGCGCCCCATCGAGGTGAGCACCCTGCTGCCGGACCAGGTGGACGGCTTTCCGTGGGCGGGCCACCTGGGCTTCTCCATGCTGGAGAAGGTGGCGGCGTGGCTGGACCCGGCCCGCTCCACGCTGCTCTTCACCAACACGCGCTCCCAGGCGGAGCGCTGGTTCGAGGGCCTGCGCTTCGCCCGGCCCGAGTTCGAGCCCGTGCTCGCCCTGCACCATGGCTCCATCGACCGGGAGGAGCGCGAGCGGGTGGAGGGCGGCCTGAAGGACGGCTCGGTGCGACTCGTGGTGTGTACCTCCTCGCTGGACCTGGGGGTGGACTTCGGCCCGGTGGAGCGCGTGGTGCAGGTGGGCAGCCCCAAGGGCATCGCCCGCTCGCTCCAGCGCGCCGGCCGCAGCGGCCACCGGCCCGGGGAAACCTGCCGCCTGCTCTTCGTCCCCACGCACGCGCTGGAGCTGGTGGAGATGGCCGCCGCGCGCCAGGCGCTCGAACAGGGGGAGGTGGAAGCCCGCGTGCCCCTGAGCAAGCCCCTGGACGTGCTGGCCCAGCACCTCGTCACCTGTGCCCTGGGCGGCGGCTTCACCCGGGAGGCGATGCGGGCCGAGGTCCGCGAGGCCACCAGCTACGCCCACCTCACGGACGAGGAGTTCGAGTGGACGCTGGCGCTCGTGCGCGAGGGCGGCCCGACGCTCAAGGCCTACCCGGAGTTCCGCCGGGTGGTGGAGCACGAGGGGCGATTCGTGGTGGCGGACGCGCGCATCGCCCGGCTGCACCGGCTCAACATCGGCACCATCGCCTCGGACGCCACGGTGCAGCTGAGCTACTGGAGCGGCGGGCGGCTGGGCAGCGTGGAGGAGTCCTACATCAGCCGCCTGCGCCCGGGGGATGTCTTCCTCTTCGCGGGCAAGCGCCTGGAGTTCAGCCGCTTCAAGGACATGACGGCCTACGTGAAGCCCGCGAAGGCCAAGGCCACGCAGACGCCACGCTGGGGCGGCAGCCGCCTGCCCCTCTCGGGCTCGCTGGCTGCGGCGGTGCGCCGCACATTGAACGCCGCCCGGTACGGGGATGTCACGGCCGAGGAGCTGGCGGCGGCCTGGCCGGTGCTGGAGGCGCAGGCCCGGCTCTCGCGCATCCCTGGGGAGGGCACCTGCCTGGCGGAGACGTGCCAGACGCGGGATGGGCACCATCTCTTCCTCTATCCATTTGAAGGGAGGCTGGTGCACGAGGGGCTGGCGGCCCTCCTGGCGCTGCGCTTCACCCGGATGCGGAAGGCCACCTTCAGCCTCTCGGTGAACGACTACGGCATTGAGTTCCTCACGCCGGAGGACTTCCCCTTCGAGGAGGCGCTGCGCCCGGCCCTCTTCACCCGCGAGCGGCTGGTGGAGGACATCCTGGAGAGCGTCAACCTGAGCGAGCTCGCCCGGCGGCAGTTCCGGGACGTGGCGCGCGTGGCGGGGCTCGTCCTGCCGGGGCTGCCCGGGGCGCGCAAGTCCACGCGCCAGGTCCAGGCCAGCGCCTCGCTCTTATATGATGTGTTCGCCAAGTACGACCCGGACAACCTGCTCCTGGTCCAGGCCCGGCGCGAGGTGCTGGAGCAGCAGTTCGAGCAGAACCGGCTCACCGCCACGCTGGAGCGCCTGGAGCGCTCCACCCTGGAGTTCGTGCCCGTGCGGCGGCCCACGCCGCTGGGCTTCCCGCTCGTCGTTGAACGCATCAGCGCGAGCCTCTCCAGCGAGTCCCTGCTGGAGCGGGTGACGCGCCTCAAGGAGCGATGGCAACGCGACGATGCCAGGTCCGCGTGA
- a CDS encoding ligase-associated DNA damage response exonuclease, with the protein MGTYPFQDRPPLVSVTPQGLFCPPGNFHIDPWRPVERALITHAHGDHARGGSQRYLAARAGQGLLHKRLGANTELATLEYGERLTVGETTVSFHPAGHVLGSAQIRIEHRGEVWIVSGDYKRTPDPTCTPFEVVRCDTFITEATFGLPIYRWDDPRLVAEDILRWWDGNREAGRASVLFCYALGKAQRILGELSRLTDRPVLVHGAVNGLVACYREAGVKMVPTQLVSETEKGASFTGALVLAPPSAGGSTWMRRFGDYATAFASGWMRVRGNRRRRGFDRGFVLSDHADWPELLRTVKDTQAARVLATHGFSDQLARYLREQGLDAAPLATPFEGEAED; encoded by the coding sequence GTGGGCACCTACCCGTTCCAGGACAGACCGCCGCTGGTCTCGGTGACGCCTCAGGGCTTGTTCTGCCCCCCGGGCAACTTCCACATCGATCCCTGGCGGCCCGTGGAGCGGGCCCTCATCACCCATGCACACGGGGACCACGCGCGCGGAGGCAGCCAGCGCTACCTGGCGGCCCGGGCGGGCCAGGGGCTTCTGCATAAGCGGCTGGGGGCGAACACAGAGCTGGCCACGCTGGAGTACGGCGAGCGGCTCACCGTGGGGGAGACCACCGTGAGCTTCCACCCGGCGGGGCACGTGCTGGGCAGCGCGCAGATCCGCATCGAGCACCGGGGCGAGGTGTGGATCGTCTCCGGGGACTACAAGCGCACGCCGGACCCGACGTGTACCCCGTTCGAGGTGGTGCGCTGCGACACCTTCATCACCGAGGCGACGTTTGGCCTGCCCATCTACCGCTGGGATGACCCGCGGCTGGTGGCCGAGGACATCCTGCGCTGGTGGGACGGCAACCGCGAGGCAGGGCGCGCCTCGGTGCTGTTCTGCTACGCGCTGGGCAAGGCGCAGCGCATCCTCGGGGAGCTCTCCCGGCTGACGGACCGGCCCGTGCTGGTGCATGGCGCCGTGAACGGGCTCGTGGCGTGCTACCGCGAGGCGGGCGTGAAGATGGTGCCCACGCAGCTCGTGTCCGAGACGGAGAAGGGGGCCTCGTTCACGGGCGCGCTCGTGCTCGCCCCGCCCAGCGCGGGGGGCTCGACGTGGATGCGGCGCTTCGGGGACTACGCCACGGCGTTCGCCTCGGGGTGGATGCGCGTGCGCGGCAACCGGCGGCGGCGCGGGTTCGACCGGGGCTTCGTGCTCTCGGACCATGCGGACTGGCCCGAGCTGTTGCGGACGGTGAAGGACACCCAGGCCGCGCGGGTGCTCGCCACCCACGGGTTCAGCGATCAGCTCGCGCGCTACCTGCGCGAGCAGGGGCTGGACGCGGCGCCCCTTGCCACCCCCTTCGAGGGCGAGGCGGAGGACTGA
- a CDS encoding anthranilate synthase component II: protein MILVIDNYDSFTFNLVQLLYTLGAEVRVERNDEIDAAGVAASGASHVVVSPGPCTPYEAGVSMAAIRDAKVPVFGVCLGHQSIGAVFGGKVIRAPEPIHGKTSPVKHEGTGLFTGMKQGFQAGRYHSLVVEASSLPGDLQATAWTPDGLIMGLRHKTRPVVGVQFHPESVLTPDGPTLVKNFLEGRY from the coding sequence GTGATCCTCGTCATCGACAACTACGACTCGTTTACCTTCAACCTCGTGCAGCTCTTGTACACGCTGGGCGCCGAGGTGAGGGTGGAGCGCAACGACGAGATCGACGCCGCCGGGGTGGCGGCCTCGGGCGCCTCGCACGTGGTGGTGTCGCCGGGCCCCTGCACGCCGTATGAGGCAGGGGTGAGCATGGCGGCCATCCGCGACGCGAAGGTGCCCGTGTTCGGCGTCTGCCTGGGGCACCAGTCCATCGGCGCGGTGTTCGGGGGCAAGGTGATCCGGGCCCCGGAGCCCATCCACGGCAAGACGTCGCCGGTGAAGCACGAGGGCACGGGCCTGTTCACGGGGATGAAGCAGGGCTTCCAGGCGGGGCGCTACCACTCGCTGGTGGTGGAGGCCTCGTCGCTGCCCGGGGATCTCCAGGCCACGGCGTGGACGCCGGACGGGCTCATCATGGGCCTGCGGCACAAGACGCGGCCGGTGGTGGGCGTGCAGTTCCATCCGGAGAGCGTGCTCACGCCGGATGGGCCGACGCTGGTGAAGAACTTCCTGGAAGGCCGTTACTGA
- a CDS encoding HNH endonuclease, translating to MSATKRRRVLGIIATDATFERTWFREHEVWLGKCLHCNAHLMVSLQGEPISRATIEHIIPRTHGGTDALENLGLACARCNQGKGSRHDPRYLKDARAQELVARLQARRRERWRDPDAD from the coding sequence ATGAGCGCCACCAAGCGCCGCCGCGTCCTGGGCATCATCGCCACCGATGCCACCTTCGAGCGCACCTGGTTCCGGGAGCACGAGGTGTGGCTGGGCAAGTGCTTGCATTGCAATGCCCACCTGATGGTGAGCCTCCAGGGCGAGCCCATCAGCCGGGCCACCATCGAGCACATCATCCCCCGGACCCACGGCGGCACCGACGCGCTGGAGAACCTGGGCCTGGCGTGCGCCCGGTGTAATCAGGGCAAGGGCAGCCGCCACGACCCGCGCTACCTCAAGGACGCCCGCGCGCAGGAGCTGGTGGCCCGGCTCCAGGCCCGGCGCCGCGAGCGCTGGCGCGACCCGGACGCGGACTGA
- a CDS encoding anthranilate synthase component I family protein, translating to MNAEERKAAYRQRAEKGEAVPVSVDIPADLDTPLSVYLKLGLGAGQRGFVLESCHGGESFGRYSHVGTAPAGRVRLDRGGATVWRGERQERRDGKPLDVLRTLWKELAVASLPGEAPFLGGLVGYMGYNCMSWFERHIPDRHPSDLSFPDSEWLLCEEFVTHDSRSQSLRPTVIARPSMFGSVAQALKDAEERAEALAERLRRPLPPEAYTSAPKMRGEPEMVVHWDRAGYEAAVERVKEYIRAGDCMQVVLARRFESPGAPPPLSLYRALRRVNPSPYLFLVELGEARALVGASPELLVQVRDGDVVVRPIAGTRRRGNSEAEDQALEKELLADEKERAEHTMLVDLGRNDVGRVAAPGSVKVEELMIIERYSHVMHIVSQVRGKLGKGFDALDALACTFPAGTVSGAPKIRAMQIIDELEPMRRGPYSGAVGYLSFCGTLDVAIALRTFFVDGDRTFWTAGAGLVADSVPRLEADETEAKARALGAALKLAREGGGR from the coding sequence ATGAACGCAGAAGAGCGGAAGGCGGCGTACCGCCAGCGCGCGGAGAAGGGCGAGGCGGTCCCCGTCTCGGTGGACATTCCTGCGGATCTCGACACGCCGCTGTCGGTCTATCTGAAGCTGGGGTTGGGGGCCGGGCAGCGGGGCTTCGTGCTCGAGTCGTGCCACGGCGGAGAGAGCTTTGGCCGCTACAGCCACGTGGGCACCGCGCCCGCGGGCCGCGTCCGGCTCGACCGGGGCGGGGCCACGGTGTGGCGCGGGGAAAGGCAGGAGCGCCGCGACGGCAAGCCGCTGGACGTGCTCCGCACGCTCTGGAAGGAGCTGGCGGTGGCGTCGTTGCCCGGCGAGGCGCCGTTCCTCGGCGGGCTCGTGGGCTACATGGGCTACAACTGCATGTCCTGGTTCGAGCGCCACATCCCGGACCGGCACCCGAGCGACTTGTCCTTCCCGGACTCCGAGTGGCTCCTGTGCGAGGAGTTCGTCACCCACGACTCGCGCAGCCAATCGCTGCGGCCCACGGTGATTGCCCGGCCGTCGATGTTCGGCAGCGTGGCCCAGGCGCTGAAGGACGCGGAGGAGCGCGCGGAGGCCCTGGCCGAGCGCCTGCGCCGGCCGCTGCCGCCGGAGGCCTATACGTCGGCCCCGAAGATGCGCGGCGAGCCCGAGATGGTGGTCCACTGGGACCGCGCCGGGTACGAGGCCGCCGTGGAGCGCGTGAAGGAGTACATCCGCGCGGGCGACTGCATGCAGGTGGTGCTGGCGCGGCGGTTCGAGTCTCCGGGTGCGCCGCCGCCCTTGAGCCTCTACCGGGCGCTGCGGCGGGTGAACCCCTCGCCGTACCTGTTCCTGGTGGAGCTGGGCGAGGCGCGCGCGCTGGTGGGCGCCTCCCCCGAGCTGCTGGTGCAGGTGCGGGATGGGGACGTGGTGGTGCGCCCCATCGCCGGCACGCGGCGCCGGGGCAACAGCGAGGCCGAGGACCAGGCGCTGGAGAAGGAGCTGCTCGCCGACGAGAAGGAGCGCGCCGAGCACACCATGCTCGTGGACCTGGGGCGCAATGACGTGGGCCGCGTGGCGGCTCCGGGCTCCGTGAAGGTCGAGGAGCTGATGATCATCGAGCGCTACAGCCACGTGATGCACATCGTCTCGCAGGTGCGCGGCAAGCTGGGCAAGGGCTTCGACGCCCTGGATGCGCTGGCGTGCACGTTCCCGGCGGGCACGGTGTCGGGGGCGCCGAAGATCCGCGCGATGCAGATCATCGACGAGCTGGAGCCGATGCGCCGCGGGCCGTACTCGGGCGCGGTGGGCTACCTGAGCTTCTGCGGCACGTTGGATGTGGCCATCGCGCTGCGGACGTTCTTCGTGGACGGAGACCGCACGTTCTGGACCGCGGGCGCGGGCCTGGTGGCGGACTCGGTGCCCCGGCTGGAGGCGGATGAGACGGAGGCCAAGGCGCGCGCGCTCGGCGCGGCGCTGAAGCTGGCCCGTGAGGGAGGTGGACGGTGA